A portion of the Bactrocera neohumeralis isolate Rockhampton chromosome 2, APGP_CSIRO_Bneo_wtdbg2-racon-allhic-juicebox.fasta_v2, whole genome shotgun sequence genome contains these proteins:
- the LOC126763279 gene encoding afadin isoform X5: MFHVRRRPADSQPRRRKKKPLGASNGANSIASDREGAVLVEVTHSGDGGRRIKLGSDPIEVGSANTNSLQLFGPSIQARHCLISLLEGVCTVTPLHTDALTFVNGHHITQPTILHNGSVVMFGRVASYRFLDSPTDGRYNLALSQSQLDSACLYESRSPTSPGSWNDEDGALNSANKNESGGTSNNSGNGSGGGGMSVTEQSLGMRDQEENKVRSADPLSHASSAAFDGQSIEGNLENETKSISSLKSGGSNSQERSPKMTGSSENQGQEAILPAVLEFPETHQELFLRHIIGELDVNAPHFKLAPVYSLYLCARYRASTHYRPELQPTERAHKLTIFLHHVANLIYTVVQEQYSDPRILAFWMANSSEFLHFLKSDRHISAFSVQAQEVLAESVQTAFRNLVNCFRLELSQTLNQFLSETIDHDSAAGLVLTVLGSAMALLRRCRVNAALTIQLFSQLFHYINVICFNTIVANSHMCTAEWGKVMSERLQLLELWAERQGLELAADCHLAKINQCAQFLQAPKSSVEEIQQLACSCFRLNSLQMSALLQQEKIPRNLVDTAIRMAESVADELTRSDGREVRLEESPELHLALLLPDDGFSCDVVRGIPSGLVDFLNPLQQQGMCRLAAQPTSIGLWTVYMHQFNARSSSAMSNKLPQPEVQVIKLHKNANGMGLSIVAAKGAGQERLGIYIKSVVPGGAADADGRLQAGDQLLRVDGQSLIGITQEKAADYLVRTGPIVTLEVAKQGAIYHGLATLLQQPSPVIARGNRRMSERDLSRMGVADSKNVGPLIPNNHLSNSKSVPALHHHTGSGTISMNASKSRSTHSLITNPNSNFTGGVNSLNNNEQGFYQNLSVYRAQNQSQPILAERPSISLHSAMSTHNGNSSNNGPNPILSPANGTASMHHPAFTSQQQQQLHHSSITSPTGSNNMPPTRPASAYYHNANTVPSTNNNQLQQSLAAQQQQQFMHHPHNMSASSSNLNSGNMTAATLQQYQQQQQQQHHLSQMPPHSSLTMGNRSRSTQNFNRDMQNQHSLRMQQMMAPSMPNISGLYQQQHMSASQSMQNVNMSGVDTGIAYQNGGGADTYMQQPHQQQQQQLQHSPAGQTLRRNPRHELMSQAGGEGAQHSPNPMQQQNFVSLPPKPGSMQQVSPMKQQQQAQQLPPTAPKPHPNRLQQQQYMQHQLQQQQQGHQQHHPTYQQSLEDKPPLPPTATHPLFKPTQQITPGMNYVASSIDPPKGGYVPVSSTVAAQNQKNFMGTNPWEREEREKEVEIRREHIRQWREQQIAELSSLPQRTPQQEEQLKTLILERDFERRAQEVEEHEDESETSYEKENLQEAYRLQASSLQNPLTNFRQTEIKNTTLSDNVGGGSNSASGSLDASPLSSARNSAAGGSDVAPVQQQQQPPPLPNNPPPPVGVNATTVVQPKSILKNNRYDSGNGTAPSSPSKSQKSTSFADDRHLQTEHPISSLAKNLSQLSINSLGSTGGLASTSGAGTSPPHNASVDNAAVPPPPPPERNSSYLIMSQQKLRNSSIGLLKTATSNSADLLNQNQSLVKKANMLNNNAIINNNNNNNNSLNSPTSAVAANSTAVNSNNMAQISTPELSPSGYLSSSGSSNMLLRDNKRVSFHDEENNYTGGSQLYGASATGSSSDMYATNVDNQMPLDLDAILEDRNHRARMFDNTVLETLPTSPDSVLWNTTVQSTPGVIGAQEVYRDPRQRRLAEKQQQQQQRSTEAVPEKLSFKEKMKMFALESGEDNTPKDKLKISRAQRDIDAVH, from the exons ATGTTCCACGTGAGGCGGCGTCCGGCGGACTCTCAACCACGTCGGCGCAAGAAAAAACCGCTAGGTGCTTCAAATGGCGCCAACAGCATAGCCAGCGATCGAGAGGGTGCAGTTTTGGTGGAAGTCACACATAGCGGAGATGGAGGACGTCGCATTAAATTGGGCAGTGACCCAATCGAG gttGGTTCCGCAAACACGAACTCGTTGCAGCTGTTTGGGCCATCGATACAAGCGCGCCATTGTCTGATTTCACTACTGGAGGGTGTTTGCACAGTGACGCCATTGCACACTGATGCATTAACCTTTGTCAATGGCCACCACATAACACAACCAACAATTTTGCAT aaCGGCTCTGTCGTGATGTTTGGACGTGTGGCCTCATACAGATTTTTGGACTCACCAACCGATGGACGCTACAACCTCGCTTTGTCGCAATCACAGCTGGACTCAGCCTGTCTTTACGAAAG TCGTTCACCAACTTCGCCTGGCTCCTGGAACGATGAGGACGGCGCGTTAAACTCA GCAAACAAGAACGAAAGTGGTGGCACCAGCAACAATAGCGGAAATGGCAGCGGAGGTGGAGGTATGAGCGTCACAGAACAATCGTTGGGTATGCGGGATCAAGAAGAAAACAAGGTGCGCTCTGCTGATCCTCTCAGTCACGCTAGCAGCGCGGCCTTCGACGGCCAAAGTATTGAGGGTAATTTGGAAAATGAAACCAAATCCATTTCAAGCTTAAAGTCGGGCGGCTCCAATAGCCAGGAAAG ATCCCCGAAAATGACCGGTAGTTCGGAGAATCAAGGCCAGGAGGCAATTCTACCCGCCGTCTTGGAATTTCCTGAAACACATCAGGAATTATTCCTTAGACACATCATAGGCGAATTGGATGTGAATGCGCCGCATTTCAAGCTGGCGCCAGTGTACTCTCTGTATTTATGTGCCAG ATATCGTGCATCGACGCACTATCGCCCCGAACTGCAGCCCACAGAACGTGCCcacaaattgacaatttttctGCATCATGTGGCCAATTTGATTTACACCGTTGTACAGGAACAATATTCCGATCCACGCATTCTGGCTTTTTGGATGGCCAATAGTTCGGAGTTCTTACACTTCCTGAAATCGGATCGTCATATTAGTGCGTTTAGCGTTCAAGCTCAAGAAGTACTAGCCGAGAGCGTGCAAACTGCGTTTCGAAATTTGGTGAATTGTTTCCGCTTGGAATTGTCGCAGACCTTGAATCAGTTTCTCTCGGAAACCATCGATCACGACTCGGCTGCAGGACTAGTACTCACTGTACTGGGATCCGCAATGGCTTTGCTGCGCCGTTGCCGCGTTAATGCTGCACTAACAATTCAACTTTTCAGCCAGCTTTTCCATTACATCAACGTGATTTGCTTTAATACG ATTGTGGCCAATTCCCACATGTGCACAGCGGAATGGGGGAAGGTTATGTCGGAACGCCTCCAACTTTTGGAGTTATGGGCTGAACGCCAAGGACTGGAACTGGCGGCCGACTGTCACCTGGCAAAGATCAACCAGTGCGCACAGTTTCTCCAAGCACCCAAATCGTCCGTCGAAGAGATACAACAATTGGCTTGTTCCTGCTTCCGTTTGAACTCTTTGCAAATGTCCGCATTGCTGCAGCAAGAAAAGATACCACGAAATTTAGTGGACACTGCAATAAGAATGGCCGAGTCGGTGGCGGACGAGCTTACGCGTTCGGACGGTCGAGAGGTGCGCTTGGAAGAATCGCCAGAATTGCATTTAGCTTTGCTGTTACCCGATGATGGCTTTAGTTGTGATGTTGTACGTGGCATTCCGTCCGGTTTGGTGGATTTCTTGAatccactacaacaacaaggcATGTGTCGACTGGCTGCGCAGCCAACTTCAATTGGTTTGTGGACTGTCTACATGCACCAATTCAAt GCCCGTTCTTCAAGCGCCATGTCCAATAAATTGCCGCAACCTGAGGTTCAGGTAATAAAGCTGCACAAGAACGCCAACGGCATGGGCTTGTCAATAGTAGCAGCAAAAGGCGCAGGCCAGGAGCGTTTAGGCATATATATCAAGAGTGTTGTGCCTGGCGGCGCGGCTGATGCTGACGGTCGTTTGCAAGCAGGAGATCAGCTCTTACGCGTTGACGGCCAGAGCCTGATAGGCATAACCCAAGAAAA AGCGGCTGATTACCTGGTTCGCACTGGTCCTATAGTCACTTTAGAGGTGGCAAAACAAGGCGCCATTTATCACGGTTTAGCGACTTTACTACAACAACCAAGCCCGGTCATAGCGCGCG GTAACCGCCGCATGTCTGAACGTGACCTTTCAAGAATGGGCGTAGCCGATTCCAAAAATGTTGGCCCTCTCATACCCAATAATCATTTATCAAATAGTAAATCAGTACCAGCACTACACCATCACACCGGAAGTGGTACTATTT CCATGAATGCTTCGAAATCACGCAGCACCCACAGCCTCATCACCAATCCCAACAGCAACTTCACTGGCGGCGTCAACAGCCTAAACAACAACGAGCAGGGCTTCTATCAGAACTTAAGCGTTTACCGTGCACAAAATCAAAGTCAACCGATTTTAGCCGAAAG ACCGTCAATATCGCTTCATTCCGCAATGAGCACCCACAATGGAAACTCCTCCAACAACGGACCAAATCCAATACTGTCACCAGCAAATGGAACCGCGTCAATGCACCACCCAGCATTTAcatcgcaacaacaacaacaactgcatcACTCATCAATAACTTCCCCAACAGGGTCTAACAACATGCCACCTACCCGCCCAGCGTCCGCATATTATCACAATGCCAACACAGTGCCATCGACAAACAACAATCAACTGCAACAGAGCTtggcagcacaacaacaacaacaatttatgcACCACCCACACAATATGAGTGCAAGCAGCAGCAATTTGAACAGTGGCAACATGACAGCGGCCACCCTTCAGCAgtaccagcagcagcagcaacaacaacatcatttgTCACAAATGCCGCCACACTCCTCATTGACGATGGGAAACCGATCGAGaagcacacaaaatttcaatcgGGATATGCAAAATCAGCATAGCCTGCGTATGCAACAAATGATGGCGCCGTCAATGCCGAACATTAGTGGTTTGTACCAGCAACAACACATGTCTGCCAGTCAGAGCATGCAAAATGTAAATATGAGCGGAGTGGACACGGGTATTGCGTATCAAAATGGCGGCGGAGCTGATACTTATATGCAACAgccacatcaacaacaacaacagcagttgcAGCACTCACCAGCTGGTCAAACACTTCGTCGCAATCCACGTCACGAGCTAATGTCGCAGGCTGGCGGTGAAGGTGCGCAACATTCGCCCAACCCAATGCAACAGCAAAACTTTGTATCGCTGCCGCCGAAACCGGGTAGCATGCAACAAGTGTCCCCGATGAAGCAACAGCAGCAGGCCCAACAACTGCCTCCCACAGCACCGAAACCACACCCAAATCgcttgcaacaacagcaatatatGCAgcaccaactacaacaacaacaacaaggtcaTCAGCAGCACCATCCGACGTACCAGCAAAGCCTTGAGGATAAACCTCCACTGCCGCCAACAGCAACACATCCACTTTTCAAACCCACGCAGCAAATAACACCGGGCATGAATTATGTTGCCAGCTCCATAGATCCACCCAAAGGTGGTTATGTGCCAGTGTCATCCACAGTAGCGGCACAAAACCAGAAAAACTTCATGGGTACCAATCCGTGGGAACGTGAAGAGCGCGAAAAGGAGGTTGAAATTCGACGGGAGCATATACGTCAATGGCGAGAACAACAAATAGCCGAACTCTCGTCCTTGCCACAAAGAACACCACAACAAGAAGAACAGTTAAAGACATTAATTCTGGAACGTGATTTTGAAAGACGCGCGCAGGAGGTGGAAGAGCATGAGGATGAGAGTGAAACTTcgtatgaaaaagaaaatttgcaaGAAGCTTACCGCTTACAAGCAAGCTCTTTACAAAATCCGCTGACGAATTTCAgacaaacagaaataaaaaatacaacccTCTCCGACAATGTAGGAGGAGGTTCTAACAGCGCCTCCGGATCTTTAGACGCATCGCCGTTATCATCAGCGCGCAATTCAGCAGCTGGTGGATCAGATGTAGCACCggttcaacaacaacaacagccacctCCTTTGCCGAACAATCCACCCCCTCCGGTTGGAGTCAATGCGACAACCGTGGTGCAACCTAAAAGTATTCTGAAGAACAACCGTTATGATAGCGGCAATGGTACGGCACCATCATCGCCATCCAAATCGCAAAAATCAACTAGTTTCGCGGACGATAGACATTTACAAACTGAGCACCCAATTTCAAGTTTGGCCAAGAATCTTTCGCAATTGTCAATAAATAGCCTAGGTTCTACTGGCGGCCTCGCATCCACCTCGGGCGCTGGCACCTCTCCACCACACAATGCCAGTGTAGACAATGCAGCAGTTCCACCGCCTCCACCACCAGAACGGAACAGCTCGTATCTCATAATGTCACAACAAAAATTACGCAACTCTTCCATCGGACTACTAAAGACCGCCACAAGCAATTCCGCTGATTTGCTCAATCAGAATCAGAGCTTGGTGAAGAAGGCTAATATGCTAAATAACAATGCtataatcaataataataataacaacaacaacagcttgaATTCGCCCACATCAGCAGTGGCTGCGAACAGCACGGCGGTGAACAGCAACAATATGGCCCAAATTTCCACACCAGAACTGTCGCCGTCAGGCTACCTGAGCAGCAGCGGCAGTAGCAACATGTTGTTGCGGGATAATAAGCGCGTCTCATTCCATGACGAGGAGAACAACTACACGGGAGGTTCACAGTTGTATGGAGCAAGCGCCACAGGGTCGTCTTCCGACATGTACGCCACAAATGTCGACAACCAAATGCCTCTAGACCTGGATGCCATACTGGAGGATAGGAAC CATCGCGCGCGTATGTTCGACAACACGGTCTTAGAAACATTGCCAACTTCACCGGATTCTGTTCTCTGGAATACAACAGTGCAATCCACTCCAGGTGTTATTGGAGCACAAGAAGTATACAG GGATCCCCGCCAACGACGGCTTGCcgaaaaacagcagcaacagcaacaacgcagTACCGAAGCTGTCCCAGAGAAATTGTCGTTCaaagagaaaatgaaaatgtttgccTTAGAATCGGGAGAGGACAACACGCCTAAAGACAAACTGAAAATCTCACGAGCACAACGAGACATCGACGCTGTACACTGA
- the LOC126763279 gene encoding afadin isoform X4 — MMDWGIRRSIMFHVRRRPADSQPRRRKKKPLGASNGANSIASDREGAVLVEVTHSGDGGRRIKLGSDPIEVGSANTNSLQLFGPSIQARHCLISLLEGVCTVTPLHTDALTFVNGHHITQPTILHNGSVVMFGRVASYRFLDSPTDGRYNLALSQSQLDSACLYESRSPTSPGSWNDEDGALNSANKNESGGTSNNSGNGSGGGGMSVTEQSLGMRDQEENKVRSADPLSHASSAAFDGQSIEGNLENETKSISSLKSGGSNSQERSPKMTGSSENQGQEAILPAVLEFPETHQELFLRHIIGELDVNAPHFKLAPVYSLYLCARYRASTHYRPELQPTERAHKLTIFLHHVANLIYTVVQEQYSDPRILAFWMANSSEFLHFLKSDRHISAFSVQAQEVLAESVQTAFRNLVNCFRLELSQTLNQFLSETIDHDSAAGLVLTVLGSAMALLRRCRVNAALTIQLFSQLFHYINVICFNTIVANSHMCTAEWGKVMSERLQLLELWAERQGLELAADCHLAKINQCAQFLQAPKSSVEEIQQLACSCFRLNSLQMSALLQQEKIPRNLVDTAIRMAESVADELTRSDGREVRLEESPELHLALLLPDDGFSCDVVRGIPSGLVDFLNPLQQQGMCRLAAQPTSIGLWTVYMHQFNARSSSAMSNKLPQPEVQVIKLHKNANGMGLSIVAAKGAGQERLGIYIKSVVPGGAADADGRLQAGDQLLRVDGQSLIGITQEKAADYLVRTGPIVTLEVAKQGAIYHGLATLLQQPSPVIARGNRRMSERDLSRMGVADSKNVGPLIPNNHLSNSKSVPALHHHTGSGTISMNASKSRSTHSLITNPNSNFTGGVNSLNNNEQGFYQNLSVYRAQNQSQPILAERPSISLHSAMSTHNGNSSNNGPNPILSPANGTASMHHPAFTSQQQQQLHHSSITSPTGSNNMPPTRPASAYYHNANTVPSTNNNQLQQSLAAQQQQQFMHHPHNMSASSSNLNSGNMTAATLQQYQQQQQQQHHLSQMPPHSSLTMGNRSRSTQNFNRDMQNQHSLRMQQMMAPSMPNISGLYQQQHMSASQSMQNVNMSGVDTGIAYQNGGGADTYMQQPHQQQQQQLQHSPAGQTLRRNPRHELMSQAGGEGAQHSPNPMQQQNFVSLPPKPGSMQQVSPMKQQQQAQQLPPTAPKPHPNRLQQQQYMQHQLQQQQQGHQQHHPTYQQSLEDKPPLPPTATHPLFKPTQQITPGMNYVASSIDPPKGGYVPVSSTVAAQNQKNFMGTNPWEREEREKEVEIRREHIRQWREQQIAELSSLPQRTPQQEEQLKTLILERDFERRAQEVEEHEDESETSYEKENLQEAYRLQASSLQNPLTNFRQTEIKNTTLSDNVGGGSNSASGSLDASPLSSARNSAAGGSDVAPVQQQQQPPPLPNNPPPPVGVNATTVVQPKSILKNNRYDSGNGTAPSSPSKSQKSTSFADDRHLQTEHPISSLAKNLSQLSINSLGSTGGLASTSGAGTSPPHNASVDNAAVPPPPPPERNSSYLIMSQQKLRNSSIGLLKTATSNSADLLNQNQSLVKKANMLNNNAIINNNNNNNNSLNSPTSAVAANSTAVNSNNMAQISTPELSPSGYLSSSGSSNMLLRDNKRVSFHDEENNYTGGSQLYGASATGSSSDMYATNVDNQMPLDLDAILEDRNHRARMFDNTVLETLPTSPDSVLWNTTVQSTPGVIGAQEVYRDPRQRRLAEKQQQQQQRSTEAVPEKLSFKEKMKMFALESGEDNTPKDKLKISRAQRDIDAVH, encoded by the exons GTTCTATTATGTTCCACGTGAGGCGGCGTCCGGCGGACTCTCAACCACGTCGGCGCAAGAAAAAACCGCTAGGTGCTTCAAATGGCGCCAACAGCATAGCCAGCGATCGAGAGGGTGCAGTTTTGGTGGAAGTCACACATAGCGGAGATGGAGGACGTCGCATTAAATTGGGCAGTGACCCAATCGAG gttGGTTCCGCAAACACGAACTCGTTGCAGCTGTTTGGGCCATCGATACAAGCGCGCCATTGTCTGATTTCACTACTGGAGGGTGTTTGCACAGTGACGCCATTGCACACTGATGCATTAACCTTTGTCAATGGCCACCACATAACACAACCAACAATTTTGCAT aaCGGCTCTGTCGTGATGTTTGGACGTGTGGCCTCATACAGATTTTTGGACTCACCAACCGATGGACGCTACAACCTCGCTTTGTCGCAATCACAGCTGGACTCAGCCTGTCTTTACGAAAG TCGTTCACCAACTTCGCCTGGCTCCTGGAACGATGAGGACGGCGCGTTAAACTCA GCAAACAAGAACGAAAGTGGTGGCACCAGCAACAATAGCGGAAATGGCAGCGGAGGTGGAGGTATGAGCGTCACAGAACAATCGTTGGGTATGCGGGATCAAGAAGAAAACAAGGTGCGCTCTGCTGATCCTCTCAGTCACGCTAGCAGCGCGGCCTTCGACGGCCAAAGTATTGAGGGTAATTTGGAAAATGAAACCAAATCCATTTCAAGCTTAAAGTCGGGCGGCTCCAATAGCCAGGAAAG ATCCCCGAAAATGACCGGTAGTTCGGAGAATCAAGGCCAGGAGGCAATTCTACCCGCCGTCTTGGAATTTCCTGAAACACATCAGGAATTATTCCTTAGACACATCATAGGCGAATTGGATGTGAATGCGCCGCATTTCAAGCTGGCGCCAGTGTACTCTCTGTATTTATGTGCCAG ATATCGTGCATCGACGCACTATCGCCCCGAACTGCAGCCCACAGAACGTGCCcacaaattgacaatttttctGCATCATGTGGCCAATTTGATTTACACCGTTGTACAGGAACAATATTCCGATCCACGCATTCTGGCTTTTTGGATGGCCAATAGTTCGGAGTTCTTACACTTCCTGAAATCGGATCGTCATATTAGTGCGTTTAGCGTTCAAGCTCAAGAAGTACTAGCCGAGAGCGTGCAAACTGCGTTTCGAAATTTGGTGAATTGTTTCCGCTTGGAATTGTCGCAGACCTTGAATCAGTTTCTCTCGGAAACCATCGATCACGACTCGGCTGCAGGACTAGTACTCACTGTACTGGGATCCGCAATGGCTTTGCTGCGCCGTTGCCGCGTTAATGCTGCACTAACAATTCAACTTTTCAGCCAGCTTTTCCATTACATCAACGTGATTTGCTTTAATACG ATTGTGGCCAATTCCCACATGTGCACAGCGGAATGGGGGAAGGTTATGTCGGAACGCCTCCAACTTTTGGAGTTATGGGCTGAACGCCAAGGACTGGAACTGGCGGCCGACTGTCACCTGGCAAAGATCAACCAGTGCGCACAGTTTCTCCAAGCACCCAAATCGTCCGTCGAAGAGATACAACAATTGGCTTGTTCCTGCTTCCGTTTGAACTCTTTGCAAATGTCCGCATTGCTGCAGCAAGAAAAGATACCACGAAATTTAGTGGACACTGCAATAAGAATGGCCGAGTCGGTGGCGGACGAGCTTACGCGTTCGGACGGTCGAGAGGTGCGCTTGGAAGAATCGCCAGAATTGCATTTAGCTTTGCTGTTACCCGATGATGGCTTTAGTTGTGATGTTGTACGTGGCATTCCGTCCGGTTTGGTGGATTTCTTGAatccactacaacaacaaggcATGTGTCGACTGGCTGCGCAGCCAACTTCAATTGGTTTGTGGACTGTCTACATGCACCAATTCAAt GCCCGTTCTTCAAGCGCCATGTCCAATAAATTGCCGCAACCTGAGGTTCAGGTAATAAAGCTGCACAAGAACGCCAACGGCATGGGCTTGTCAATAGTAGCAGCAAAAGGCGCAGGCCAGGAGCGTTTAGGCATATATATCAAGAGTGTTGTGCCTGGCGGCGCGGCTGATGCTGACGGTCGTTTGCAAGCAGGAGATCAGCTCTTACGCGTTGACGGCCAGAGCCTGATAGGCATAACCCAAGAAAA AGCGGCTGATTACCTGGTTCGCACTGGTCCTATAGTCACTTTAGAGGTGGCAAAACAAGGCGCCATTTATCACGGTTTAGCGACTTTACTACAACAACCAAGCCCGGTCATAGCGCGCG GTAACCGCCGCATGTCTGAACGTGACCTTTCAAGAATGGGCGTAGCCGATTCCAAAAATGTTGGCCCTCTCATACCCAATAATCATTTATCAAATAGTAAATCAGTACCAGCACTACACCATCACACCGGAAGTGGTACTATTT CCATGAATGCTTCGAAATCACGCAGCACCCACAGCCTCATCACCAATCCCAACAGCAACTTCACTGGCGGCGTCAACAGCCTAAACAACAACGAGCAGGGCTTCTATCAGAACTTAAGCGTTTACCGTGCACAAAATCAAAGTCAACCGATTTTAGCCGAAAG ACCGTCAATATCGCTTCATTCCGCAATGAGCACCCACAATGGAAACTCCTCCAACAACGGACCAAATCCAATACTGTCACCAGCAAATGGAACCGCGTCAATGCACCACCCAGCATTTAcatcgcaacaacaacaacaactgcatcACTCATCAATAACTTCCCCAACAGGGTCTAACAACATGCCACCTACCCGCCCAGCGTCCGCATATTATCACAATGCCAACACAGTGCCATCGACAAACAACAATCAACTGCAACAGAGCTtggcagcacaacaacaacaacaatttatgcACCACCCACACAATATGAGTGCAAGCAGCAGCAATTTGAACAGTGGCAACATGACAGCGGCCACCCTTCAGCAgtaccagcagcagcagcaacaacaacatcatttgTCACAAATGCCGCCACACTCCTCATTGACGATGGGAAACCGATCGAGaagcacacaaaatttcaatcgGGATATGCAAAATCAGCATAGCCTGCGTATGCAACAAATGATGGCGCCGTCAATGCCGAACATTAGTGGTTTGTACCAGCAACAACACATGTCTGCCAGTCAGAGCATGCAAAATGTAAATATGAGCGGAGTGGACACGGGTATTGCGTATCAAAATGGCGGCGGAGCTGATACTTATATGCAACAgccacatcaacaacaacaacagcagttgcAGCACTCACCAGCTGGTCAAACACTTCGTCGCAATCCACGTCACGAGCTAATGTCGCAGGCTGGCGGTGAAGGTGCGCAACATTCGCCCAACCCAATGCAACAGCAAAACTTTGTATCGCTGCCGCCGAAACCGGGTAGCATGCAACAAGTGTCCCCGATGAAGCAACAGCAGCAGGCCCAACAACTGCCTCCCACAGCACCGAAACCACACCCAAATCgcttgcaacaacagcaatatatGCAgcaccaactacaacaacaacaacaaggtcaTCAGCAGCACCATCCGACGTACCAGCAAAGCCTTGAGGATAAACCTCCACTGCCGCCAACAGCAACACATCCACTTTTCAAACCCACGCAGCAAATAACACCGGGCATGAATTATGTTGCCAGCTCCATAGATCCACCCAAAGGTGGTTATGTGCCAGTGTCATCCACAGTAGCGGCACAAAACCAGAAAAACTTCATGGGTACCAATCCGTGGGAACGTGAAGAGCGCGAAAAGGAGGTTGAAATTCGACGGGAGCATATACGTCAATGGCGAGAACAACAAATAGCCGAACTCTCGTCCTTGCCACAAAGAACACCACAACAAGAAGAACAGTTAAAGACATTAATTCTGGAACGTGATTTTGAAAGACGCGCGCAGGAGGTGGAAGAGCATGAGGATGAGAGTGAAACTTcgtatgaaaaagaaaatttgcaaGAAGCTTACCGCTTACAAGCAAGCTCTTTACAAAATCCGCTGACGAATTTCAgacaaacagaaataaaaaatacaacccTCTCCGACAATGTAGGAGGAGGTTCTAACAGCGCCTCCGGATCTTTAGACGCATCGCCGTTATCATCAGCGCGCAATTCAGCAGCTGGTGGATCAGATGTAGCACCggttcaacaacaacaacagccacctCCTTTGCCGAACAATCCACCCCCTCCGGTTGGAGTCAATGCGACAACCGTGGTGCAACCTAAAAGTATTCTGAAGAACAACCGTTATGATAGCGGCAATGGTACGGCACCATCATCGCCATCCAAATCGCAAAAATCAACTAGTTTCGCGGACGATAGACATTTACAAACTGAGCACCCAATTTCAAGTTTGGCCAAGAATCTTTCGCAATTGTCAATAAATAGCCTAGGTTCTACTGGCGGCCTCGCATCCACCTCGGGCGCTGGCACCTCTCCACCACACAATGCCAGTGTAGACAATGCAGCAGTTCCACCGCCTCCACCACCAGAACGGAACAGCTCGTATCTCATAATGTCACAACAAAAATTACGCAACTCTTCCATCGGACTACTAAAGACCGCCACAAGCAATTCCGCTGATTTGCTCAATCAGAATCAGAGCTTGGTGAAGAAGGCTAATATGCTAAATAACAATGCtataatcaataataataataacaacaacaacagcttgaATTCGCCCACATCAGCAGTGGCTGCGAACAGCACGGCGGTGAACAGCAACAATATGGCCCAAATTTCCACACCAGAACTGTCGCCGTCAGGCTACCTGAGCAGCAGCGGCAGTAGCAACATGTTGTTGCGGGATAATAAGCGCGTCTCATTCCATGACGAGGAGAACAACTACACGGGAGGTTCACAGTTGTATGGAGCAAGCGCCACAGGGTCGTCTTCCGACATGTACGCCACAAATGTCGACAACCAAATGCCTCTAGACCTGGATGCCATACTGGAGGATAGGAAC CATCGCGCGCGTATGTTCGACAACACGGTCTTAGAAACATTGCCAACTTCACCGGATTCTGTTCTCTGGAATACAACAGTGCAATCCACTCCAGGTGTTATTGGAGCACAAGAAGTATACAG GGATCCCCGCCAACGACGGCTTGCcgaaaaacagcagcaacagcaacaacgcagTACCGAAGCTGTCCCAGAGAAATTGTCGTTCaaagagaaaatgaaaatgtttgccTTAGAATCGGGAGAGGACAACACGCCTAAAGACAAACTGAAAATCTCACGAGCACAACGAGACATCGACGCTGTACACTGA